GCCTGGGTCCCCTTGCCTACGCCAGGGGGTCCAAGGAGGATGAGGTTCATCGGGGCCTCCTATTTTCTACCCTGGATGCGAACGCCTTTCATGAACCCTTCGTAGCTGCGCGTGATCAGGTGCGCCTCGATCTGGGACAAGGTGTCCATGCCGACGCCGACCGCGATCAGCAACGAGGTGCCACCGAAATAAAAGGGAAGGTTGAATTTCCCGATCAGGATCGAGGGAAGCACACAGACCGCGGAGATGTAAATGGCACCCGCGAAGGTCAGCTTGGTGAGCACCGCGTCCAGAAAGTCAGAGGTCTCCTTGCCGGGACGAATCCCGGGCACGTAACCGCCCTGCTTCTTGACGTTATCGGCGACATCAACCGGGTTGAAAGTCACAGCCGTGTAGAAATAGCAAAAAAAGACGATAAAGGCAACAAATAAAATCTCGTAGAGCAACTTTCCGGGAGCCAGCTGCTTAGATGCCGCCTGCACCCAGGGAATGTCGATGAAGTTACCGACCGTGGCCGGGAACATGATGATCGACGAGGCGAAGATCGGCGGGATGACGCCGGCCATGTTCACCTTGAGCGGCAGGTGCGAACTCTGCGCCCCGACCGTCTTCAGCCCCACCACGCGCTTGGCGTAGTGGATCGGGATCCTGCGCTGGCCGCGCTCCATGAACACCACCGCGGCGATGACCAGGAACATAACGGCAAGCACCAGCAGCAGCACGAACAGGGAGAGCTCACCGGTCTTGATCAGGCGGAAGCTGTTCCCGATAGCGTTCGGGATGCGGGCCACGATGCCTGCGAAGATGATCAGGGAGATGCCGTTGCCAATCCCCTTCTCGGACATCTGCTCGCCCAGCCACATGATGAAGGCGGTACCCGCGGTCAGCGTGATCACCGTCATCAGGCGGAAGCTCCAGCCCGGGTTCGGGACGACCAGCTCGCCAGCCGGTCCGCGCATTGCCTCAAGACCGATTGAGATGCCGAAGGACTGCACCACCGACAGCACCACGGTGCCGTAGCGGGTGTACTGGATGATCTTCTTCCTGCCGGCGTCGCCCTCCTTGGAGAGCTTCTCGATGGCAGGAACCACCACGGTCAGGAGCTGGAAGATGATGGAGGAGGAGATGTACGGCATGATGCCGAGGGCAAAGACGGTGAGCTTCTCGAGAGCCCCGCCAGAGAACATGTCGAACATACCGAGCAGCGTACCCTGGGCAGCCTTGAAGAACTGCGAGAGGGCCTGGGCGTCGATGCCCGGAGTAGGGATGTGACACCCTACCCGGTAGACGGCCAGCATGGCCAGCGAAAAGAGAACCTTCTTTTTAAGCTCGGGAATCTTGAAAATGTTCTGGAAGGCTTCTATCAAGACTAAATCTCCTCGATGGAACCACCTGCCGCAGTGATTTTTTCGCGAGCGGAGGCGCTGAATTTGTGAGCCTTGATGGTCAGAGCCCGGGTCAGTTCGCCGGTGCCGAGCACCTTGATGCCGTCGCGGATGCCGGAGATCAGGCCGCTCTGCAGTAGCGCCTCGGCGTCCACCACGCTGCCTGCCTCGAAGATCTCGAGCTGGCACAGGTTCACCAGTGCATACTCCTTTTTGGAGAGCGGGGTGAAGCCGCGCTTGGGAAGCCTTCTGTGCATCGGCATCTGGCCGCCCTCGAAGCCGGGCTTAACGGAGCCGCCGGAGCGTGCCTTCTGGCCCTTGTGACCCTTGGTCGCGGTCTTGCCGTGGCCGGAGCCGGTGCCCCTGCCAATGCGCTTTCTATTCTTGGTCGACCCGATGGCCGGTTTGATGGTATTCAATTGCATGATTGTCACCTTTAGGGGGAATTACTCTTCGACGCGTACCAGGTGGGAAACCTTGGCGATCATCCCACGAATTTCCGGGGTGTCCTGCAGGACCACGGTCTTCTCACGCTTGGTGAGCCCCATGCCGAGCAGGCGGCCCTTCATTTTCTCGGTTTGACCGATGCCGCTCTTCACGAGCGTAACCTTCAGTTCAGACATGTTCTGCTCCTTAAGTACTATTCGGTGATGCCGCGGCGCGCCATCAGCTCTTCCGCAGTCTTCAGCTGGGCAAGACCGGCGAAAGCCGCCTTGACCACATTGTGCGGGTTGTTGGAGCCCAGGCACTTAGCGAGGATGTTGTGCAGACCCGCGGACTCGAAGACCGCGCGGGCAGCACCGCCGGCGATAACACCGGTACCTGCGGAGGCGGGCATCATGAGCACCTTGCCTGCGCCGAAGTGGCCCAGGATCTCGAAGGGGATGGTCTGGCCGGCAACGATGGGAACCTTGATCAGGTTCTTCTTGGCCTGCTCGACGCCCTTGCGGATTGCCTCGGGTACCTCGTTGGCTTTGCCCAGGCCGTAGCCTACCACGCCGTTACCGTCGCCTACCACCACGAGAGCGGAGAAGCTGAACCTGCGGCCACCCTTGACCACCTTGGCTACGCGGCTGATATGGACGACCCTATCGGTAAGATTCATTTCACTGGCATTGATCTTAAGCAAACTAATTCCTCCTTACCTGCCCTAGAAGGACAGACCGTTTTCGCGTGCGGCTTCAGCCAGAGCTTTGATCCTACCGTGGTAGAGGAAACCGTTACGGTCGAAGACGACCGCTTTGATGTCCTTTTCGAGGGCCCTCTTGGCGATGGCGGCGCCAACCTTGGCGGCTGCCTCGATGTTGCCGGTGTACGAAAGCCCTTCGGCTACCTCGCCCACCAAGGTGGAGGCGGATGCGAGCGTCGCACCGGTGGTATCGTCGATCAGCTGAGCGTATATGTGACGAGCACTCTTGAAGACGTTCAGTCTCGGGCGAGCCGGCGAACCGGTAATTTTCTTCCTGACCCTGGTCTGTCTCTTAAGACGAGCTACCTGTTTTTGGGCTAAAGAACTCAAGGCACTTCTCCTTAGCAATTGCTATTTTTTGCCGGTTTTGCCGGCTTTTCTCAGAATGGTTTCGTCAGCGTACTTGATACCTTTGCCCTTGTAGGGCTCCGGACCACGGAAATCACGGATCTTGGCGGCGGTCTGCCCCACCAGCTCCTTGTCGATCCCCAGCACCTTCAGCTTGGTCATCTTGTCCACTTCGACGGTGATCCCCGCCGGAAGCTCGAAGTTGATCGGGTGCGAGTAGCCGAGGGCCAGGTTGAGCACGTTGCCCTTCACCTCGGCGCGGTAACCGACGCCGTTGATCTCGAGCGCGGTCTCGAAGCCTTTGGAGACACCGACGACCATGTTGTTGATCAGGGTCCTGGTCAGGCCGTGGGCCGAGCGGGACTTGATGGTGTCGTCGTTACGGGTTACGGTGATGGCATCGCCGGTCACGTCGA
This region of Geomonas agri genomic DNA includes:
- the secY gene encoding preprotein translocase subunit SecY, producing the protein MIEAFQNIFKIPELKKKVLFSLAMLAVYRVGCHIPTPGIDAQALSQFFKAAQGTLLGMFDMFSGGALEKLTVFALGIMPYISSSIIFQLLTVVVPAIEKLSKEGDAGRKKIIQYTRYGTVVLSVVQSFGISIGLEAMRGPAGELVVPNPGWSFRLMTVITLTAGTAFIMWLGEQMSEKGIGNGISLIIFAGIVARIPNAIGNSFRLIKTGELSLFVLLLVLAVMFLVIAAVVFMERGQRRIPIHYAKRVVGLKTVGAQSSHLPLKVNMAGVIPPIFASSIIMFPATVGNFIDIPWVQAASKQLAPGKLLYEILFVAFIVFFCYFYTAVTFNPVDVADNVKKQGGYVPGIRPGKETSDFLDAVLTKLTFAGAIYISAVCVLPSILIGKFNLPFYFGGTSLLIAVGVGMDTLSQIEAHLITRSYEGFMKGVRIQGRK
- the rplO gene encoding 50S ribosomal protein L15, translating into MQLNTIKPAIGSTKNRKRIGRGTGSGHGKTATKGHKGQKARSGGSVKPGFEGGQMPMHRRLPKRGFTPLSKKEYALVNLCQLEIFEAGSVVDAEALLQSGLISGIRDGIKVLGTGELTRALTIKAHKFSASAREKITAAGGSIEEI
- the rpmD gene encoding 50S ribosomal protein L30, yielding MSELKVTLVKSGIGQTEKMKGRLLGMGLTKREKTVVLQDTPEIRGMIAKVSHLVRVEE
- the rpsE gene encoding 30S ribosomal protein S5, whose product is MLKINASEMNLTDRVVHISRVAKVVKGGRRFSFSALVVVGDGNGVVGYGLGKANEVPEAIRKGVEQAKKNLIKVPIVAGQTIPFEILGHFGAGKVLMMPASAGTGVIAGGAARAVFESAGLHNILAKCLGSNNPHNVVKAAFAGLAQLKTAEELMARRGITE
- the rplR gene encoding 50S ribosomal protein L18 gives rise to the protein MSSLAQKQVARLKRQTRVRKKITGSPARPRLNVFKSARHIYAQLIDDTTGATLASASTLVGEVAEGLSYTGNIEAAAKVGAAIAKRALEKDIKAVVFDRNGFLYHGRIKALAEAARENGLSF
- the rplF gene encoding 50S ribosomal protein L6, producing MSRIGKLPIAIPAGVKVIYNAPEIKVEGPKGKLARVLGGGVTIDVTGDAITVTRNDDTIKSRSAHGLTRTLINNMVVGVSKGFETALEINGVGYRAEVKGNVLNLALGYSHPINFELPAGITVEVDKMTKLKVLGIDKELVGQTAAKIRDFRGPEPYKGKGIKYADETILRKAGKTGKK